The genomic stretch ATGCCAAGGTCGATATGAACCTGAAAACGAAGGAAGAAGAGTCACATTTCGTGGACATTTATCTGATGGAAAAGGGGATCATGCCATGAGTCTTTTAGTGCCGACGCTTGAAGTGCAACTTGAGTGTTATGAAGGACCGCTTGCGGTGCTGATATCGCTTATCAAAAAGAATAAGGTCAGTATCTGGGATATCCCTATTTCAACGATTACGGAAAGGTTCCTCGAATACGTGGAACTGGTGAAGGAGATGAACCTCAAGATCGCCGAGGATTTTATAGAGATGGCCTCTCTCCTCCTCTTCATAAAGTCCAAGATGCTCCTTCCCTCAAGTGATGGAGAAGGGGCGGAAGACCCGCGGGAGGAACTTGTTGAGAGGATCATGGAATATGAGCGCTTCAGGACCATGGCAGGTATAATGGACACGCTTCCCATGCTTGACAGGGATGTATTCTGCATAGGGAAAAATGGGATCGACAGAGAGGCCGATTACGATCTCCTCTGCCTTTGCACCCTCTATTTCGAGCTGATCAGGGTCAGGGAAGAGATGTACCTGACGATAAATGAGATCAGGCCGACCCTTGAAGAAAAACTTGCCATGTTGAGAGCAATGCTTGAAACATCCGGTATGTATGTGTGGGATATCCACGAAGAGATGGAGAGGAATGAGAAAGTAGCCACTATCCTTGGAATACTTGAATTGGTGAAGGTGCAGACGGCAACCCTCTCGCAGAGAAAATTGTTTGGCAGGATAGTGCTGAAGAGAAGAGGCCATTCCGCTATGGACAGCCAGCCGGCGGAAGAACCGGCAAGCACCCAGAAGTACATAGAAGATAGTAGGGAGTAGGCAGTATGCAGCAAACAAATCCAAAATCCGAATATCGAAGCACGAAACAAATTCAAATGTTCAAAATTCAAAACATAAGTGACACACATTTTGTTTTGAACATTTGATATTCGAATTCTGATATTGTTTAGTATTTAGTGCTTCGAATTTAGAGCTTGAGCAAAGGGAGGATTAACAATGCCTCAATCAAAAACAAAAAAGGTACTTATCGTTATTGCCATTATCGTTGTAGTGCTCGTCCTTGTACCCTTCTTCATCGGTATATTTGGAAAGGAATCAGGTGAAAAGATCGGTGTGGTTGAGATAGAAGGGGCTATCATGGACTCGAAAAATGCCATGGACGACATCGTAAGATTCAGGGATGACGAGAGCATCAAGGGGGTCATCGTGAGGATCAATTCGCCGGGCGGCGGGGCGGCGGCAAGCCAGGAGATCCACCGTGAGGTGAAAAAACTGAGAGGAAAGAAGAAGGTCTTCGTCTCGATGGCGTCCGTATGCGCATCAGGCGGGTACTATATCGCTACTGCCGGTGAAAAGATATACGCAAGTCCCTCGACCATTACGGGCAGTATCGGTGTCATTATGCAGCAGACCGTTGTTGAAGATCTGATGAAGAAGATCGGGATACAGGAAAACACGATCAAGTCCGGTGAATTGAAGGATGCCGGGACGCCTTTCAGGAAGATGAGAGAGGATGAAAAAAGATATCTGAACGATGTCTTGAAAGACATACACGAGCAATTTATCAGGGATGTTGCCGAAGGCAGAAAGATGCCCGTCGATGCGGTAAGAAAACTTTCAGATGGGAGGATCTTTACCGGTATCCAGGCGAAGAATACAGGTCTTATCGATGCAATCGGAACATTCTACGATGCCGTCGATGCGCTCAAGGTATCATTAAATATGGTGGGGAAGCCGGTACTCGTGTACGGCAAAAAACCGTTTTCGATTCTCAGATGGCTGATCTCGTCGGTTGCCAGAGAGTATGGTATGGAACTCAATACCCGGTCGTTTAAGTATATGTACAACCAATAATAATGCAGGTTAAGGTTAAGACTGAGGTTAAGGAAAAATAACGGAGAAAATTCTGCTACCCCGCCTCATTTCCCTTCATGCGCAAACTTGACAAGCAAAGCAAATCAATGCTTAAATTTGCTAC from Syntrophorhabdaceae bacterium encodes the following:
- a CDS encoding segregation/condensation protein A — protein: MSLLVPTLEVQLECYEGPLAVLISLIKKNKVSIWDIPISTITERFLEYVELVKEMNLKIAEDFIEMASLLLFIKSKMLLPSSDGEGAEDPREELVERIMEYERFRTMAGIMDTLPMLDRDVFCIGKNGIDREADYDLLCLCTLYFELIRVREEMYLTINEIRPTLEEKLAMLRAMLETSGMYVWDIHEEMERNEKVATILGILELVKVQTATLSQRKLFGRIVLKRRGHSAMDSQPAEEPASTQKYIEDSRE
- the sppA gene encoding signal peptide peptidase SppA, with product MPQSKTKKVLIVIAIIVVVLVLVPFFIGIFGKESGEKIGVVEIEGAIMDSKNAMDDIVRFRDDESIKGVIVRINSPGGGAAASQEIHREVKKLRGKKKVFVSMASVCASGGYYIATAGEKIYASPSTITGSIGVIMQQTVVEDLMKKIGIQENTIKSGELKDAGTPFRKMREDEKRYLNDVLKDIHEQFIRDVAEGRKMPVDAVRKLSDGRIFTGIQAKNTGLIDAIGTFYDAVDALKVSLNMVGKPVLVYGKKPFSILRWLISSVAREYGMELNTRSFKYMYNQ